CAGGTTGCAGATCTCCGCCAGTTCAGGCACGGCGCCGTAAAGTTCGCCGGGCGAAAAAGCGGGGATGACGGCTCCGGTGCGGTAATCCAGGCGGGAGGCGATGGTCCCGCCGGTGCCGAGCAGCTTGACTTTGGGGAGTCCGGGAGTGAAGGGGAATTCCTTTTCGGGGATCTTGTAGTGCGCTTCCTTATAGCCGATCTCCTGCATGCCCTGGATCGTTTCCACGTCGATGCCAACGTTGTAGCCGGTGGCGAGCTTGAGCACGATGTGCTGGTCGTCGTCGTTCTCGCTGCGGGGCAGGATGATGCCCTGGAAGTCGCCGCGGGTGGTCTGGACGTTTGTTTCGCCCCAAACCCTGGCCTGGAAATGTTTCAGCACCTCGAGGGCGCGGCCTTTGTAACCTTTGAATAGGTCAAGCATCGGTCCCCTCCTTCTGCATACCGTTCTCAATTGCCTGGCGCAGCTCCGCGAGGGAAATGTTCCCCAAAGCCATCTGGCGCAGACGGCCCATCATCCAGTGGGAAGCGGCATCCGGCCTTTTCAGACCGGGGGTTTTGGCCCGCGCCCACATTTTGCGGAGCAGGGGGATCTGGGCCAGGATCTCCCCGGTGGGCGTTTCCTTGTGGCCCAGGACAGCCAACACGGAGGCGAACTGCATGTTGGGATTGGCAAAGAGCACCTTCAGCATCTCCGGGAGGATGTCCAATTTCAGGTTCCTCTTGTCGATGAAGATCAGCAGGTCCTCCACGCGCTGGTGGTCGAAGGGCAGCGGCTCCCGTCCCTGCAGGCCTTTGAG
This region of Candidatus Syntrophosphaera sp. genomic DNA includes:
- a CDS encoding asparaginase, coding for MLDLFKGYKGRALEVLKHFQARVWGETNVQTTRGDFQGIILPRSENDDDQHIVLKLATGYNVGIDVETIQGMQEIGYKEAHYKIPEKEFPFTPGLPKVKLLGTGGTIASRLDYRTGAVIPAFSPGELYGAVPELAEICNL